In Oryza brachyantha chromosome 1, ObraRS2, whole genome shotgun sequence, the following are encoded in one genomic region:
- the LOC102712202 gene encoding transcription factor bHLH81-like produces the protein MMAAQASSKRATLREPLLYDDDEASMPLELFGYHGGSGDADYYYSWSGSTSSSSSSVLSFDQAATGCARQLAFHSGGDDEYCTAMWMDAAAGMVENPSVAGNYCHRAQLHGAASFGLASPGSSADTGLDIHDSNVSKPPPAAKAAQKRSCPGGEARAAGKKQCRKGSKASKAASAPAPATPTNKDHPQSAAAKVRRERISERLKVLQDLVPNGTKVDLVTMLEKAINYVKFLQLQVKVLATDEFWPAQGGKAPELSQVKDALDAILSSQHPNK, from the exons ATGATGGCAGCTCAGGCAAGCAGCAAGCGCGCCACGCTGCGGGAGCCACTACtctacgacgacgacgaagcaTCCATGCCGCTCGAGCTCTTCGGCTaccacggcggcagcggcgacgccgaTTACTACTACAGCTGGTCGGGCTCCacctccagctccagctcgTCGGTGCTCAGCTTCGACCAGGCTGCCACCGGCTGCGCCCGGCAGCTGGCTTTCCattccggcggcgacgatgagtACTGCACCGCCATGTGgatggacgccgccgccggcatggTCGAGAACCCGTCAGTCGCCGGCAACTACTGCCATCGGGCGCAGCTCCACGGCGCCGCCAGCTTTGGACTCGCGAGCCCAGGCTCGTCGGCTGACACCGGCCTGGATATCCATGACAGCAACGTCAgcaagccgccgccggcagccaaGGCAGCTCAGAAGCGCTCATGCCCG gGTGGCGAGGCGAGAGCGGCGGGGAAGAAGCAGTGCAGGAAAGGGAGCAAGGCCAGCAAGGCTGCttctgctcctgctcctgcaaCTCCTACCAACAAAGATCACCCTCAGAGCGCAGCTGCAAAG GTGAGAAGAGAGCGGATCAGTGAGAGGCTCAAAGTTCTTCAGGATCTGGTGCCCAATGGCACGAAG GTAGACTTGGTCACCATGCTAGAAAAGGCCATCAACTACGTCAAATTCCTCCAGCTACAAGTAAAG GTTTTGGCTACTGATGAGTTCTGGCCGGCACAAGGAGGAAAAGCACCAGAGCTCTCTCAAGTCAAGGACGCCTTGGACGCCATCCTATCTTCTCAGCATCCAAACAAATGA